A region of the Exiguobacterium aurantiacum DSM 6208 genome:
GGATGGATCGAGCTATGACAAAAGGGAGAAAGACCACATTCGAGGAACGCATGGAGATCGTCAGGTATTGCCTGGACAATGGACGGAACTATCAACAGACGGCCGAGATATTCGCCGTGTCGTACCACCAGGTCTACGGCTGGACGAAAAAATATGACGCCGACGGCGTGCACGGGCTCGAGGACCGGCGCGGACGGACGAAGCAAGAAGAGGAACTGACCAACGAAGAGAAGCTCGAACGTCGCATCCAACAGATCGAGCGGGAGAACGAGCGCCTGCGGGCCGAGAACCTGTTCCTAAAAAAGTTAGAGGAGATCGAGAGGAGAGGTTGATCAGCCAAATCCGGCTACAATTACGTTACATGGCGATCGAGGAAATGTCGACGACCGACACGTTCCCGGTCGTGCTCCTGTGTGAAATCGCGCAGGTCTCACGGGCCGCCTACTACAAATGGTTGAAGCGTACCGTCTCGGTACGCGAGGAGGAGAACTTGGGCTTACTGGAGGACATCCGTCTCCTCTATGACCAGGTGAACGGGACCTACGGCTATCGACGGCTCACCATGACAATCAACCGCAGACGACGTCAACATGGCCTGCCGGCATACAATGAGAAGCGGATCTATCGTCTCATGCGCATCCATGAGATCCGTTCGGTCATCCGCCAGAAACGAAAGCGGCATAAGAAATCGTCACCGCAACATGTGGCCGAGAACCTGATGAACCGGGAATTCAGCGCGTCCCGACCGGACGAGAAGTGGTGCACCGACGTCACCGAGTTCAAATATGGCGCCGGGAAGAAGGCGTATCTGAGCGCGATCATCGACCTCTATGACGGCTCGATCGTCGCCTATCGCATCGGGAAATCCAACAACAACGCGCTCGTCTTCCAGACGATGATCCCAGCCATCGCGGGGCTCCGTTCAGGAGCGAGTCCGATGATCCATAGCGACCGAGGGTTCCAATATACCTCGAGAGGGTTCAAACGCATGGTGGAAGACGCGGGGCTGACCCACAGCATGTCCCGGGTCGGACGTTGTCTCGACAACGCCCCGATTGAGGGTTTTTGGGTACCCTGAAAGTCGAGATGTACTATTTGCGTGAGTTCCAGGCCTACAGCGAACTCACATCAGCCATCGAGGCCTACATATCGTTCTACAACCATGATCGTTTCCAGAAACGACTAAACGGCTTGAGCCCTGTCGAATACAGGACTCAAGCCGCCTAGGCTGGTTTTCATTATTTGCCCTGTCTACTTGACAGGGAGCAGTTCATAAGCAAAGCTCCCCTTTTTTGTTTAGCTGACGTGTCGTCCTCGGTCTTCTACGCCCGGTCAGTTTTGTTTCACACTCAAGACGGTCACCGTCAATAAAATGATCGCCATGCCGCTCATTTGGATGACGTTGAGTTGTTGACTGAGAATGAAGAATCCGAACAAAGAGGCCGTGACCGGTTCGACCATGGCGACAATCGAAGCCGAGGTCGGGGACGTTCGCTTCAACCCGATTACAGAACTTCATAGCGAGAAAGCCCACTCCTTTAGGGGTGGGATGAAAGCTATGTCGGATACGGAGTGTCAGTAATAAACCGCCGGTTTTGACACTTCATGTATCCGAAAGGTTTTGTTTCAATTAATTAGTTTAACTGATACAATAATGTTATGGAAAACAACTATAGAAAAACCCATACTACTGTTTCTCTAATCAACTATCATTTCGTATTTTGCCCTCGATACAGAAGGAAGATATTCCTTCGTAATGATGTAGAAGTACGTTTCAAGGAGCTTGTATCTGAAATATGTGAAGATCTGAATATCAATATGATAGCTTTAGAATGCGATAAAGATCATACACATATGTTTCTTAATGCCCTGCCGACACTTAGCCCTGCCGACATCATGGCAAAAATCAAGGGAGTGACATCTAAAAAGTTAAGAGAGGAGTTTCCTCACCTTCAACATTTGCCGAGCCTCTGGACGCGTTCCTACTTCGTCTCTACTGCCGGGAACGTATCGAGCGAAACAATCAAACGCTATGTCGAACAACAAAAAACGAGGGGGTGACACTGTGTCTCAAACGCTGACAGTCAACATTAAACTGAAGCCAACAAAAAAACAGGAAGTTGTCTTGAAAAAGATGATGACCACATACATTGAGACGACCAACCGACTTGTCTCTGACATGGTGAAAGCCCAGGCGACACTCAAACTAACGAGTAAGAGTGTCTCCTCGCCCTTGCCTAGCGCCGTTAAGAATCAGGCTATTAAAGACGTACAGAGTGTATTTAAAAAGGCGAAGAAATCGAAATATAAAGTCGTGCCTATTTTGAAAAAACCTTATTGCACATGGAACAACCAGAACTATTCGTTCGATTTTGAGTCGATCTTTCTTCCGATCATGGTGGATGGAAAGGCAAAGAAAACGCCAATTAAAGCAGAAATGGTCGATAAACACAATCGTAACTTTTCGCTCTTGAACAACAAGCTGGGTGCACTTCGTATCACGAAGAAATCAAATAAGTGGATTGCTCAGATTGCCGTCACAATCCTTACTACTGAGAAGACCGGCTCTAAGGTTCTAGGTGTAGATTTAGGTTTAAAAGTACCAGCGGTTGCATCGACCGATCGTGACAAGGTGCGATTCTTCGGAAACGGGCGCGAGAACAAGTATATGAAACGCAAGTTTCGAGCAAAACGAAAAGAGCTCGGTCAAAAGAAGAAGCTGAACGCAATCAAAAAGCTGAACAACAAAGAACAGCGTTGGATGAAAGACAAAGATCACAAGGTTAGCCGTGATATTGTCGATTTCGCAAAAGAGAACAACATTTCTGTCATTCGCCTCGAGAAATTGGCGAACATCCGACAGACGGCAAGAACAAGCCGTAAAAACAATAAGAATCTGCATACATGGTCGTTCTATCGCTTGGCACTATTTATCGAGTACAAGGCGAAGTTAGAAGGAATCAAGGTCGAATATGTGAACCCTGCGTACACATCTCAGACATGTCCTTCTTGCGGAAGCCGGAATAAAGCGAAAGACCGAACTTATGTCTGTAAATGCGGATTCAAGAAACATCGAGATTTAGTCGGTGCGATGAACATCCGATACGCACCTGTGGTTGATGGTAATAGTCAATCAGCCTGAGAACCTATATGGTCTGTCTCAGGAGGGGTGATGGCACACCCTCATCTGAAGGTTTGAGCAAAACAGAAATGGACTGCGCTCGCACAAGCACTTCAGAATCCCACTCATCCCGAAGGGTGAGCTTGTGGCTTTAGCCGTGGGAGTGTCAAATATAAAAAGAAAGACAAACCCGCCCCAAAAACCCCCAATAGGATCATCCACCATACGTCTGGTGAAGAGACGACCGAGACAGTGTCTTTCAAGTCTACGAAAAACAACATGATAAACGTGAATGTGAGAAACGCGATCATCAGAATACCTTGGGGTTCCCCGTGATCGGAGGCGTATTTAAAACCAAATATGAACAAGGCATAGGCGAGCCCGGCCCCTAAGCCTGCAACTAGTCCAAGCGTCGTCACTTGATTTGAGTCGATGCTATATACTTCCGTCAGCAATACGATTCCCACAATCACGAACGCGATCGCGCCGAACTTGAAGAGCGAAGGCTTCTCCAATCGAAAGACAAATGAGATGACGAGCACGAATATAGGCGCCGTGTACATCAACGTGGCGGCCACGGCGACGCTTGATTCGGCGATGCCAATAAAATAGAACACGAAGTTACCGGCTACTCCGATCCCCGCCACGATGGCCCATAAGACCAACAATTTGGTCAACCGCGTCGGTCGAAACAAGAACCAGACGAGGAGACAGACCAATCCGACCGCACCTCGGTAAAACGATATGATGAGCGGGTCCCACCCTTTGTCCATGAGAAAGCCGCCTAACCCTCCCGCAATGCCCCATAATATCGCAGACAACGCGACCAATCCTAAGCTTAAATTTCGCATAGTCCGTCCCTCCACATCCGTCATTCGACTCTGTGCAGGTAACTATACCTCTAACGAAAACCTTTATAACTCGACTTAAGTAGATTGCGGCCGACAAATCTTATTTATGGTACGGTTCATTCCGATTGATCCGATACGCGCGGTAAATCTGCTCGCACAAGACGAGTTTCATCACTTGGTGCGGGAACGTCATCTTCGAGAACGAGATCGTATCGTTCGCGCGTTTCATGACGTCCTCGGATAAGCCGAGCGAGCCACCGATGACGAACGCGATTTTGCTCTTGCCGTATGTGGCGAGTTGGTCGAGTTCACGTGCGAACTCTTCACTCGTCCGCTGTTTGGCGTTGATGGCGAGGGCGATGACGTGTGTATCCGGACTGATTTTCGCTAAAATCCGCTCGCCTTCTTTTTGCTTTACTAAAATCATGTCTGCCTCACTCAAATGCTCGGGCGCTTTCTCGTCCGCGACCTCGATTTCCTGCACTTTCGCATAGGCAGATAGCCGTTTCGTATACTCGGCGATTCCTAGTTTTAAATATTTTTCTTTCAGTTTGCCAACCGTGATAATTGAAATATTCATCCAATTCTTCCTTTTTCCACAGATTTTTTGGAGTTATCCATAGGGTTATCCACAGAGTTATCCACAAATCCACATGTTGATAATCATTTTTTGCTTGACACAACATATGTTGCGTCGGCGTCACAGAACTCACATTTCACTTGTCCACTTGTGGATAGTTCCTCGAGCAATGGATATTCCCCCGTCTCATCGACGATGATGTCTAAAGCGATTTCAACATGTTCCTTGCATACTTTTTTTTCCACAGCTTTTTCCTCCTTAAAAAAGAAGCGTCGCCGCTTCTTCATGTCGCTTCTGTTAACGTGGCTTCTGTTTTGTTCAGTTGACCGCGCCTTGTATATTCGATTGATACCGTATCCCCGACCGTCGAGTCGCGGTAGAGCGCATCACGTAAATCGACATATCGCCTGATTTCACGATCACCGATCTTCACGATGACGTCACCGACCCGAAGCCCCGCCTGTTCGGCCGGACTCCCGGGTGTGATCTCTTCGACGAAGACGCCGTCCTCATTGTCAAAGCTGATGCCGTACTCTTCCCGCACGTTTCCAGGTACGGCGATGACTTCTTGAATCGTGACGCCGAGCTGGGCCCGCGTGACGCGACCGTCACGCTCGAGCATGTCAATGACCGGCAGCGCCACGTTGACGGGAATCGAGAAACCGACCCCCTCGACGCTCGCTTCGGCGATTTTCATCGAGTTGATGCCGACGAGCTCGCCGCGGATATTGATGAGCGCCCCGCCGGAATTGCCCGGGTTGATGGCCGCATCGGTCTGGATGACCTCAGCATTGTAGTCCATGAGCCCATCACTGTTCGTGTCGACCGGCACGGTGCGTTCGACACCACTGACGATACCACGGGTGACCGAGTTTGAAAAGACGCCGAGCGGATTGCCGATCGCCATGACCGTCTCCCCGGCTTGAAGCGTCGTCGAATCGCCGAGGACGATCGGTGTCGCCTCGATGTTATCTGGCAAATCGACGGCCGCGACCGCCAAGTCGTTGAGCGGGTCCTCGCCTAAAATGGTTGCCGTCGCCACTTGTCCGTCCGAAAAGGCAACGCTGATCTCATCGGCCTGCTCGATGACGTGGAAGTTCGTGACGATATACGCCGTGTCTCCGTCGACTTTATAGATGACACCAGAGCCCGCTCCAGCCTCCCATTGCGAATTGGATGTGAAAGCGCGCTGAATGTTCGTGATGCTGACGACGGACGTCTTTGCGCCCGTCACGGCCGTCGTGATGTCCGATTCGGTGAACGTGACGGCTTGTTCCGTCCGAATTAGTTCATTCGTCACAAAACGAGAGGTCGGGGAATCCCAGAGCATCATCGCCAAAAAGAACAAAGCCGCTCCTAAGAATCCGCCAACCCCTCCGAGTAACAACGGTTTTATATTCATCCGTGGCTTATGGCGCACGCGTTCCTCGCTTTTCGGACGCCAGTCGCTGCGAGATGGATAAGTTGATTGATCGTTCATCGTGTCTGCTTCGTGCGTTAAAGGTTCGACGTCTTGAGGTTCATACTCATGGTGTCTCTCTTCATTCACGACGCGTCCCCCCTTCAAGACAGTGTGTTATCTGTCTTTTCCCAACTTCGCTTATAAAGAAACGAGTGAAGTTGGGACGGTTGGGTCGGTATCGCACAATTTGATGCGGCCGAGGTCGACATCACGCATGCCGAGCGTCTGGGCGACGCTCATTTGCGCGAGTTCTTTCATGTTGTTATCTTTGCTCAAATGGGCCAAATAAATCCGTTTCGTCCGCTCTCCGATGACCTCGCTCATGGCGATGGCCGCATCCTCGTTCGAGACGTGTCCGTAATCACCGAGGATCCGTCGCTTGACGCTCCATGGATAACGGCCCATCTGCAGCATCGACACGTCATGGTTCGACTCGAAGATGAAGTCGTCCGCGCCGCGAATGACCCCCTTCATCCGATCCGACACATAACCGGTGTCGGTGATGTGGGCGAGCCTTCTGCCATCATGGGCGAACTGGTAGAACATCGGGTCGGCGGCGTCATGGCTGACGTTGAACGACTCGATTTCGATATCCCCGAACTGTTTAATGTCCCCGACCTCAAAGTGGAACTTTAAGGACGGGTCGATTTTCCCGATATTCGCCTCCATCGCGTCCCACGTCTTCGCGTTCGCGTAAATCGGCAAGTTGAACTTACGGGCCAAAATTCCGACCCCTTTTATATGGTCGGAGTGCTCATGGGTGACGAGCAGTGCGTCGACCCCTTCAAACGATCGGCCGATCTCGGTGATGCGTTGCTGCATCGCCTTGCCGGTCAATCCGGCGTCGACGAGCAATTTCGTCCGGTCCGTCTCAATATAGAGGGCGTTACCGGTCGAACCGCTCGCGAGCACACTATAGCGTAAAGTCACTCGATCACTCCTTTCATTCTACTGTGTGAAACTCGACCCGCTCGACCGTCCCGTCAATCGCGTTGACGA
Encoded here:
- the tnpA gene encoding IS200/IS605 family transposase, translating into MENNYRKTHTTVSLINYHFVFCPRYRRKIFLRNDVEVRFKELVSEICEDLNINMIALECDKDHTHMFLNALPTLSPADIMAKIKGVTSKKLREEFPHLQHLPSLWTRSYFVSTAGNVSSETIKRYVEQQKTRG
- a CDS encoding CxxH/CxxC protein encodes the protein MEKKVCKEHVEIALDIIVDETGEYPLLEELSTSGQVKCEFCDADATYVVSSKK
- a CDS encoding RNA-guided endonuclease InsQ/TnpB family protein produces the protein MSQTLTVNIKLKPTKKQEVVLKKMMTTYIETTNRLVSDMVKAQATLKLTSKSVSSPLPSAVKNQAIKDVQSVFKKAKKSKYKVVPILKKPYCTWNNQNYSFDFESIFLPIMVDGKAKKTPIKAEMVDKHNRNFSLLNNKLGALRITKKSNKWIAQIAVTILTTEKTGSKVLGVDLGLKVPAVASTDRDKVRFFGNGRENKYMKRKFRAKRKELGQKKKLNAIKKLNNKEQRWMKDKDHKVSRDIVDFAKENNISVIRLEKLANIRQTARTSRKNNKNLHTWSFYRLALFIEYKAKLEGIKVEYVNPAYTSQTCPSCGSRNKAKDRTYVCKCGFKKHRDLVGAMNIRYAPVVDGNSQSA
- a CDS encoding DMT family transporter, yielding MRNLSLGLVALSAILWGIAGGLGGFLMDKGWDPLIISFYRGAVGLVCLLVWFLFRPTRLTKLLVLWAIVAGIGVAGNFVFYFIGIAESSVAVAATLMYTAPIFVLVISFVFRLEKPSLFKFGAIAFVIVGIVLLTEVYSIDSNQVTTLGLVAGLGAGLAYALFIFGFKYASDHGEPQGILMIAFLTFTFIMLFFVDLKDTVSVVSSPDVWWMILLGVFGAGLSFFLYLTLPRLKPQAHPSG
- a CDS encoding S1C family serine protease — protein: MNEERHHEYEPQDVEPLTHEADTMNDQSTYPSRSDWRPKSEERVRHKPRMNIKPLLLGGVGGFLGAALFFLAMMLWDSPTSRFVTNELIRTEQAVTFTESDITTAVTGAKTSVVSITNIQRAFTSNSQWEAGAGSGVIYKVDGDTAYIVTNFHVIEQADEISVAFSDGQVATATILGEDPLNDLAVAAVDLPDNIEATPIVLGDSTTLQAGETVMAIGNPLGVFSNSVTRGIVSGVERTVPVDTNSDGLMDYNAEVIQTDAAINPGNSGGALINIRGELVGINSMKIAEASVEGVGFSIPVNVALPVIDMLERDGRVTRAQLGVTIQEVIAVPGNVREEYGISFDNEDGVFVEEITPGSPAEQAGLRVGDVIVKIGDREIRRYVDLRDALYRDSTVGDTVSIEYTRRGQLNKTEATLTEAT
- a CDS encoding MBL fold metallo-hydrolase translates to MTLRYSVLASGSTGNALYIETDRTKLLVDAGLTGKAMQQRITEIGRSFEGVDALLVTHEHSDHIKGVGILARKFNLPIYANAKTWDAMEANIGKIDPSLKFHFEVGDIKQFGDIEIESFNVSHDAADPMFYQFAHDGRRLAHITDTGYVSDRMKGVIRGADDFIFESNHDVSMLQMGRYPWSVKRRILGDYGHVSNEDAAIAMSEVIGERTKRIYLAHLSKDNNMKELAQMSVAQTLGMRDVDLGRIKLCDTDPTVPTSLVSL
- a CDS encoding EamA family transporter, giving the protein MKRTSPTSASIVAMVEPVTASLFGFFILSQQLNVIQMSGMAIILLTVTVLSVKQN
- the rlmH gene encoding 23S rRNA (pseudouridine(1915)-N(3))-methyltransferase RlmH, translating into MNISIITVGKLKEKYLKLGIAEYTKRLSAYAKVQEIEVADEKAPEHLSEADMILVKQKEGERILAKISPDTHVIALAINAKQRTSEEFARELDQLATYGKSKIAFVIGGSLGLSEDVMKRANDTISFSKMTFPHQVMKLVLCEQIYRAYRINRNEPYHK